The Natrinema sp. DC36 genome includes the window ATCCAGCATGTCGGGAATGACGTGCTGGGCCGTGAGAAGGTTCCCGCGGAAATTCACGTTCATCGCCCGATCGATATCGTCAACGGTCAGATCGAGGAGCGGTTTTACCGGTCTGTAGGTGGCGTTGTTCACGAGCGTGTCGATCGGCCCGAGTTCCGAACGGATCGTGCGAACCAGCTCCTCGACGTCGCTGGGTGCCCCTAAATCGCCAAGTGCGATGGCCGCTTCGCCACCCGCCGCTTGAACACGTCTGGCGGTTTCTTCGCAACCCTCCCGGTTTGTGTGGGCGACAACGCCGACGTCTGCTCCCTGTTCGGCCAGTTTCACTGCAATCGCTCGTCCGATATTTCTGCTCGCACCGGTGACGAGCGCCGTTCGTCCGTCCATTTCCATGGGTGGTATACCTTCACACAGAAAGTAATTGTTCGCCTCTCACGGGTATTTCTCTGCCGTTCGGTGTATGTGCATGACCATCAGTTCGGACGGTCTCACTGCTGATCACCCACAGCTACATGAGTAGATGCCATAACTAGTAACAAGAGACATCTGTTACACGATTGGTGCGCACACCCTCTGCGATCCTGAAGCACCCATCTAGTCGCTGACTGTGTGAAATAACAGATACAAGTGTATCGGAGTGTAATACTACAGGTTCGATTAGTAGATTGTATCGGACATATTTATCCGGGTACAAACTCCGAAACGAGCGATCGAGAGGTGTGACGGACCGAACTCGAGGCCTGACTGCAGGCGATCGATGACCGAGTGGGGGAGAACACTAGAA containing:
- a CDS encoding SDR family NAD(P)-dependent oxidoreductase, whose protein sequence is MEMDGRTALVTGASRNIGRAIAVKLAEQGADVGVVAHTNREGCEETARRVQAAGGEAAIALGDLGAPSDVEELVRTIRSELGPIDTLVNNATYRPVKPLLDLTVDDIDRAMNVNFRGNLLTAQHVIPDMLDHGGGSIVNVIGAMVYLGRPNHAHSYGTKFAIEGLTRQLASEFGRDGVRVNAVSPGLIEVGRDHTDEWEQAKDAILAATPLGRIGTVDEIAEVCSFVASDRASFITGQVIHANGGTYPIPRILPDRS